A stretch of DNA from Coleofasciculaceae cyanobacterium:
CATTTTTTTGCAGTTTCGCGTCTTGGTAAATGAGACAGCTCTTTTACTTTTTGAAGTAATGCTTTTCCTGTTAATGGGGCTGTAGCAGTTTCGCTCATAGTTAATTCAAATTTCTATTCACTCGTTATATGCCAAATTAAACATATTATTATTTGGTCTTAATTGACATTATAAAAAATATACCGTTTATTCACACTGTTGTCACAATTTTTTTTGATAATTAGTTTTTTTTTAATAATATTCTAGATTTTAGTTTAAATTAGTTAGTCTGAGGCCACAAATCGGTAATTTTGTTGGAAAATACTTGGTTGCTTAATTTGTCTTTAAATCTATGTTGCAATTTATAGTAAATAAGAATTTTGCTAAAATAACTGATAAGAAATCTTGACTTTTACCATTCAAAAATGTTAGTGAAGAACTACTAGAGCTAGAATTATTTTTAGTAATTTTGCCAGGCTAGTAAATATCAGAAGTTATTCGGTGATTTGATCTCGGTTCTTTTCTTAGTTATTTATGGATGATTAATTTTAGAAATGAAAAATTAATCAAGGCAATATTCATATAGATCAGCTAGATCAATCATAGCCAAATTGCAATTTGATAGAAGATAAATTCATCAACTGATTTGTTCAGTTTGTCTAGTAAGCCAGCTATATTTATATATTTAGCTAAGTTTTAGATGTCCAACACCCAAAAAATTATTTTAATTACAGGACCTTCGAGTTCGGGCAAAAGTGAATTTGCCGAGACTCTGGCAGCAAAGACTCATAAATCGGTTATTTACATCGCCACAGCGAAGACGGACGATCGCGATCGCGAATGGCAAGCCAGAATAATTAGACACCAGCAAAGACGACCATCACATTGGCGCACTGTAACAGCAGCCGAAGATCTGTCATTATATATCGAACAGGCTGTGGCGACCGAATGTTTATTAATTGATTCTTTAGGCACGTGGGTAGCAAATTTTCTGGAGTCGGAGCGAATTGAGTGGCAACAAATTAGCGATCGCTTTTTAGCAAGCTTGCAAAATACCAAAGCCAAAACTATTTTAGTCGCAGAAGAGACAGGATGGGGTGTTGTACCTGCCTATCCTCTGGGACGATTGTTTCGCGATCGTCTGGGACATTTATCTCGACAAGCTGGCAATATTGCCGACACAACTTATCTTGTAGCTAGTGGTCACGTACTTAATCTGAGTTTGTTGGGTGAACCTTTAAGCAAATATGAAATCTAGCTAACAAATTACGCTCTCAATCGATACTAGCGCTTATGATCGTAAATAGAAGTATAGATTAGGCAACCATGCAGCTTGTATCAAATTCTAGCGGTCGGTAAAATTTAAACAATGAACTTATTTATAGCAAGTGAACTATAGATTAAGACGTTAGTTATAAAACGAGCTATTAGCTATTAGCTATTAGCCATTAGCCATTAGCTTTTGAGTGACGTGTCTTAACCTTTGCTTCGAGTGCTATAACTACAGATTTTTTTATCAGTATTTAATTAAGTAGAAAGTAGAGGCTACAGAATATGGCATCAGAAACACAAGTCAAAACCTATGTCGCTTACTGGTTTCAGTTAGGGAAAAAGCTAGTCTGGAATAATGGTAAAGCAGAACTACTGCCAGAAAAAGTTATTCAAGGCGATCGCTTTACATCCCAGTTTGAAGACTGCTGGCAGAAAGTCATGAGCGTCGAGGGTCGAGACTGTTACCTAGTAGGCGGCGAAGCTACTATTCAAGAATTGCTCTCTTCTGCCTGGACTATCGATCAATGTGCCAGATGTGCTATGCCTGTACCTATAGTTGAAGTAGGGACTCAACCTTTAGATTGTGCCTGTAGTGATCTAGACAACTGGCCTAACACTGAGCTACCAGCACCTCGCTCTCCTGTTAGTAGTCAAGCACAGCTAAACAATATTAGTCAGCGCCTCAAAACCAAGAAATAAAGCCCAATTTTGTTTAAAGCGGTGAATGCTTTACTCTATTAGCTTTTGATGGTTTTTTCTTCCTTTGTCGTCTAAAATTTGCTCGTCGTGGCTTTAGCTTTTCTTCTGCGGGTGAAGTGAAAATTAGGATAAAAACCGATCGCCAATGCCGATGCAGTACAAAATTCTTGACTTGTCAATCGAGTAAAGATACTTAGTCAATAAGAGAAAAAATTGCTTGCTTGAGTTAGATTAATTTTAATATTTTTCTAATCGCTCAAAGCTTTAACCTATCTAACTTCTGCCGATTACTAATAACTATAGTTGCACAAATTTGCCAAACAACAACCAACTTACGTTTGATAAATTGTTTAGTTATTCAACAATTTATCATGCTCTCAAATCAGTAACAAACTCATTAGCCATTGTCATTAATAATTTTAATCTTTTGTTACCTTAATATTTTTTATTACACACCAATAGGTCGATAAATTATCGCTCAAAATAGATGAATTTATCGAATTTTATTGCTTAAAGTGATCGCGTTTAACAGCGCAATTAATAACACTATTTAGCTAAATCTGTGTAATTCTACGGAAGTAATTTCACTATGAGACATAATTCCGTAGAATTACGGTTTAAAAATCTGACTCACGGATCTTAATGTAAATAAATCTTATGACATTAAGACTTAATATGAGCTATTTAATTAAGCAGCTACCAAATCAAAGATGGGGAATTTACACAGAAAATAAGCTATTAGCCACTGTTGGTTGTCATGATACCTGCCTAAAGATCTTGGAATTACTGAAAACCAGAACGACGGGAAGTAATAGACACCCTCCCTCCTTCAACTTTAATAGTCAAACAAGCTGCTTGACGCTCCCATCATAGAATAGAGGGATTCTTGGACTCACCATTGCCCGTTTTAGGTTTATTTTTAAGATGACGACGAAGGCGACCGCCAGCAAAAACTCCGCCTACAATTAATAAGCCTAAAGTGGGAGAAAATTCAAAGGGGACTTGTTCCACCGCAAAACTATCCAACATTAAAGCTGAAGAGCGATCGTAACTATCCACGTCTGCCACACCAAAGGCGGCTCTATAAGTATAATTTCCTGGTGTGGTCAAATTATTAACAGTTTCAGTGAATGTCTGGTAAGATTCAGCATTGTTGAAATTATTACTCCCTTGTGGAAGATTAATCACACCATCACTATCGAACAAAACATTAACATCTTCAGGAGAGTCGTTAACGTTATGAATACTAAAAAAAGCAAAATCTTGATTGCCAAGATCGTCACTCTTACCATCATTGGTTAAATAAGCTGCATCAAAGCTAATAGCGAACCCATTAGTATTATTATTGTCTATATCTGCTTGCGAAATACTAACAGTAAAATCTTGATACATCCCAGAACCTTCTTTAGAAGTACGAGGAGCAGCCAGTCCATCACTTCTGCCGATACTCAGGGCATCTGTTTCTAAACCTAAAGAAGTTTGCAGATCATCTCCCGTATTATTCGTAGGAATAGTATCCGCATCAACGGGATTAGTTCCTGATTGATTGAAACTGAAGTTACTATCATCATTGCGATCGCCAGTATTAGTAGTATACGAGTTAGTAATAACTGCTTGGTTAGAACCACTAATTGGATTGATGCTATCAATTCCCGTATTTGTCGTGACATCGCCAGTGGTTGTCCAACCATCAGGAGAGGCACCCGTCGTATTTTCAAAACCTCCATTATCAAAAGTTACGCTAAAAGCAGCAGCAGAATCAATCAAAACCAGATTGCTGAGCGTCATTAAGCCTAGAACCGTAACAACTGTTGAAATAGATTGAGAGAAACGAGATAAAGTCATAGTAATAAATAAAATGTTACAAATTGTGTGACACAAATATGGTGAGATTGGTCTCACCTAAGAAAACTAAAAAACAAAATCACTAGCATCGATATCACTAACGCTGATGCCATCTACATTATTTTTTAGTAAGACTACATTTTTGTTTTCCAGGCTGTCAGCAGGATCG
This window harbors:
- the cobU gene encoding bifunctional adenosylcobinamide kinase/adenosylcobinamide-phosphate guanylyltransferase codes for the protein MSNTQKIILITGPSSSGKSEFAETLAAKTHKSVIYIATAKTDDRDREWQARIIRHQQRRPSHWRTVTAAEDLSLYIEQAVATECLLIDSLGTWVANFLESERIEWQQISDRFLASLQNTKAKTILVAEETGWGVVPAYPLGRLFRDRLGHLSRQAGNIADTTYLVASGHVLNLSLLGEPLSKYEI